From Lysinibacillus sp. SGAir0095, the proteins below share one genomic window:
- a CDS encoding pilus assembly protein, translated as MKIRKRLKDERGSLSIEFLGILPLYFLLFLLLWQVVASGYAVISLKAVASDAAQVYAVSEDYYETKEVIDQSIAGSSLLQSHSFVIQNVSGSGDLFEIKITARHPLVFLPDSMASLASITIDSEATGKVLVP; from the coding sequence TTGAAAATAAGAAAACGTCTAAAAGATGAAAGAGGATCGCTTTCCATTGAGTTTCTAGGAATTCTTCCATTATATTTCTTACTCTTTCTCCTACTTTGGCAGGTAGTAGCTTCAGGCTATGCCGTGATTAGTTTAAAAGCGGTGGCGTCTGATGCGGCTCAAGTTTATGCTGTGTCGGAGGATTACTATGAAACGAAAGAAGTGATTGATCAATCAATTGCTGGCTCTTCTCTTTTACAAAGTCATTCTTTTGTCATACAAAATGTCTCGGGAAGCGGGGATCTATTTGAAATTAAGATTACGGCTCGTCACCCATTAGTCTTTTTGCCAGATTCAATGGCGAGTCTAGCATCAATTACCATTGATTCTGAGGCAACAGGAAAGGTGCTTGTCCCATGA